TCGACGAACGCCATGCGCTCGCCCAGACCATCGCGGCCGAACGCCTCGAGGGCTGGCAACCGAACGACGAGGAGGTTCGGGGACTCACCGAATTGCTCCGGGGCACCGTGTCTTTCGGCGAGTACCTCGCGGCCCATCTCCCCCGTCGGCCGCCGCATCCCCGGCGGCGACCGGTGTTCGCACGGCGCAGGCCGTACTTCGTTCCGGGTTCGACGGTGCTGCGCAACAGTTTCGGGATCGCCGACGCCGAAACCCTGGCGCGTGTGGAGTTCGTGGCCACCGCGGGCCGGCTCCTGCAGGCCCATCTGCAACCCGACGTGCACGACCTCGACGTGTGCCGACTGCACCAGCACGTGTTCGGTGATGTCTACCCTTGGGCCGGGCAGTTGCGGATCGTCGAACTCCGCCGCGGCGATCAGGCTTTCGGCTCCTGCGCACAGCTGGCCCGCAGGCTGTCGGAGCTCCACGCCGACATCGCGGCGCTCGCGGGTGACGGGCATACGCTCGACGACGGTGCGTTGTCTTTCCGGCTGGCCCGAATCTATGCCGAATACAACGCGATTCACCCGTTCCGTGAGGGCAACGGCCGTACCGGGACGTTGCTTCTGCATCTGCTCACCCGGTGTGCGGGTCGTCGGTTGCATCTGGACGCGATCGCCCGCGACGACTGGATCACCGCGTCGCGGGGTTCGATGCCGTTCCGTCGGGACGGCAGGGCCGATCCGCGACCGTTCGTCGCGGTGTTGCGGCCCTGCGTGCGTCAGGGGTTCGGATCGGTCAGGTAGCGCTGCACGGTCGGGCCGAGCCAGGACACCAGGTCGTCGAGGGTGGCCGACGCGAGCGGTTCGATCTTGAGCTGATACCGGGCGAACGCGAGACCCACCATGTGCACGGTCACCAACTCGACGCGCAGCTCGGCATCGGCCACGCCGAACTCGGCGGACACGCGCTTCGCCACCGGTCCGGCGAGCGAGTCGTGCAGTAGCTTGCGGGCCAGCGGGTGGATATCGGCCGATCGGAACACCGTCAGCAGCAGGTCGAACGAGCCGCCCTCGTCCCACCGTCGGATGACCTCGCGTACGAGGCGCGGGCCGACGTCATGTGGGCCGTTGTCGAGCAGCGTCGCGAGTTGGTGCAGCGGATGCTCCGGGGTGTCGAGGACCGAGGCGTTGAACAGGCCCTCCTTGTTGCCGAAGAAGTAGTAGA
This genomic window from Mycolicibacterium goodii contains:
- a CDS encoding Fic/DOC family protein; translation: MVAELRIDERHALAQTIAAERLEGWQPNDEEVRGLTELLRGTVSFGEYLAAHLPRRPPHPRRRPVFARRRPYFVPGSTVLRNSFGIADAETLARVEFVATAGRLLQAHLQPDVHDLDVCRLHQHVFGDVYPWAGQLRIVELRRGDQAFGSCAQLARRLSELHADIAALAGDGHTLDDGALSFRLARIYAEYNAIHPFREGNGRTGTLLLHLLTRCAGRRLHLDAIARDDWITASRGSMPFRRDGRADPRPFVAVLRPCVRQGFGSVR
- a CDS encoding TetR/AcrR family transcriptional regulator codes for the protein MAENRRSGRWRTGQQNKQRILDAARDHFMRSGYEKATVRGIAADAGVDVAMVYYFFGNKEGLFNASVLDTPEHPLHQLATLLDNGPHDVGPRLVREVIRRWDEGGSFDLLLTVFRSADIHPLARKLLHDSLAGPVAKRVSAEFGVADAELRVELVTVHMVGLAFARYQLKIEPLASATLDDLVSWLGPTVQRYLTDPNP